One Streptomyces mobaraensis NBRC 13819 = DSM 40847 DNA segment encodes these proteins:
- a CDS encoding MarR family winged helix-turn-helix transcriptional regulator has protein sequence MAHRADHLDTIQRELTAFARRARAAAARLHPELSLVSYTLLAHLQDQRGCRATDLAAHYLLDKSTVSRQVAGLERLGLVERRADPDDQRVQVLHLTDRGTEVLDQVAASRRTAFESRLADWEEADLARFAGYLLRYNASGAEGD, from the coding sequence GTGGCACATCGAGCCGATCACCTCGACACCATCCAGCGCGAACTGACCGCCTTCGCGCGCCGCGCCCGCGCCGCCGCGGCCCGGCTCCACCCCGAGCTGTCCCTGGTCTCGTACACCCTGCTCGCCCACCTCCAGGACCAGCGGGGCTGCCGGGCCACCGACCTCGCCGCGCACTACCTGCTCGACAAGTCCACGGTCAGCCGACAGGTGGCGGGCCTGGAGCGGCTGGGTCTCGTCGAGCGCCGCGCCGACCCCGACGACCAGCGGGTGCAGGTCCTGCACCTCACCGATCGCGGCACCGAGGTCCTGGACCAGGTCGCGGCCAGCCGCCGCACCGCCTTCGAAAGCCGCCTCGCCGACTGGGAAGAGGCCGATCTCGCCCGCTTCGCCGGCTACCTGCTGCGCTACAACGCCTCCGGCGCGGAAGGGGATTGA
- a CDS encoding DUF5819 family protein, with the protein MDTDDGRERKDGVGERAAPAAPAGLSRPARCVIALGALVVALVTAVHLGMMFLHVAPPNTVSKQHASTIADYVLPEFEQNWKFFAPNPLQQNIHVQVRGQVRAPDGKVTVTPWTDLSAQDGAAIHHNPLPSHARQNQLRRAWDFYLSWHDDQGRPLGKRSPLAEEYLRRLAVSRIVLDRDAGDLERVQLRSVTSNVAPPPWSKGQTGDPVLRELAWWTVGAEDLKAVRAW; encoded by the coding sequence ATGGACACGGACGACGGACGCGAGCGGAAGGACGGCGTCGGTGAACGGGCGGCTCCGGCCGCCCCCGCCGGACTGTCCCGGCCCGCCCGCTGCGTCATCGCGCTCGGTGCCCTGGTCGTAGCCCTGGTGACGGCGGTGCACCTGGGCATGATGTTTCTGCATGTGGCGCCGCCGAACACGGTCAGCAAGCAGCACGCCTCGACCATCGCGGACTACGTCCTGCCCGAGTTCGAGCAGAACTGGAAGTTCTTCGCGCCCAATCCGCTCCAGCAGAACATCCACGTCCAGGTCCGCGGCCAGGTGCGCGCCCCGGACGGCAAGGTCACGGTCACACCGTGGACCGACCTCTCCGCCCAGGACGGTGCCGCCATCCACCACAACCCGCTCCCGAGCCACGCGCGGCAGAACCAGCTCCGCCGCGCCTGGGACTTCTACCTCTCCTGGCACGACGACCAGGGCCGGCCGCTGGGGAAGCGGAGCCCGCTCGCCGAGGAGTACCTGCGCCGGCTGGCCGTCTCCCGGATCGTCCTCGACCGCGACGCGGGCGACCTGGAGCGCGTCCAGCTCCGCTCGGTGACCTCGAACGTCGCACCGCCGCCCTGGAGCAAGGGCCAGACCGGCGATCCCGTCCTGCGTGAGCTGGCCTGGTGGACGGTCGGCGCCGAGGACCTGAAGGCGGTGCGGGCCTGGTGA
- the paaD gene encoding 1,2-phenylacetyl-CoA epoxidase subunit PaaD yields MVTGSPSLPRAAESLTPLEERLRALAGAVPDPELPVISLEELGVLRDLRVTAPGRVEVDLTPTYTGCPAVEAMSADIERVLHAEGVADVEVRTVLSPPWTTDAISAEGRRKLAEHGVAPPRPTGPDGPVPVRLAIRCPHCGSTDTTLLSRFSSTACKALRRCEACREPFDHFKELH; encoded by the coding sequence ATGGTGACCGGATCCCCGTCCCTGCCCCGGGCCGCCGAGAGTCTGACGCCCCTGGAGGAGCGGCTGCGCGCGCTGGCCGGCGCCGTCCCCGACCCCGAGCTGCCCGTCATCTCCCTGGAGGAGCTCGGCGTCCTGCGCGACCTGCGCGTCACCGCCCCCGGCCGGGTGGAGGTGGACCTCACCCCCACCTACACCGGCTGCCCCGCCGTCGAGGCCATGTCCGCCGACATAGAGCGCGTCCTGCACGCCGAAGGGGTAGCCGACGTCGAGGTCCGCACCGTGCTCTCGCCGCCCTGGACCACCGACGCGATCAGCGCCGAGGGCCGGCGCAAGCTCGCCGAGCACGGCGTCGCCCCGCCCCGGCCCACCGGCCCCGACGGCCCCGTCCCGGTCCGGCTCGCCATCCGCTGCCCGCACTGCGGCTCCACGGACACCACCCTGCTCAGCCGCTTCTCCTCCACCGCATGCAAGGCCCTGCGCCGCTGCGAGGCGTGCCGCGAACCGTTCGACCACTTCAAGGAGTTGCACTGA
- a CDS encoding TrmH family RNA methyltransferase — translation MTEDATGIAVRQWGELAPGAVLLDGFHAIKHALRFGARVGPVLTTDAAAVLALADRLADDVTEVLRGLLTEVDRDALRGLVPRGHTTEVAALAARPAREDNLAALARRPRPAPVVLLDNPRNLGNVGAVVRLAAGFGATGVVTTGDLDPWHQNAVRAGAGLHYATAVERVETDGLPPGPLFALDPEGEDIRSVVLPDDAVLAFGSERHGISDEVRARADRLVSLPMRPQVSSYNLATSVGMALFHWGGPKAAG, via the coding sequence ATGACCGAGGACGCGACCGGTATCGCCGTGCGGCAGTGGGGCGAGCTGGCCCCCGGCGCCGTGCTGCTCGACGGATTCCACGCCATCAAGCACGCCCTGCGCTTCGGGGCCCGGGTCGGTCCCGTGCTCACCACCGACGCCGCCGCCGTCCTGGCGCTCGCGGACCGGCTCGCCGACGACGTGACCGAGGTGCTGCGCGGGCTGCTGACGGAGGTGGACCGGGACGCCCTGCGCGGGCTGGTGCCCCGGGGCCACACCACCGAGGTCGCCGCGCTGGCCGCCCGGCCGGCCCGCGAGGACAACCTCGCCGCGCTGGCCCGCCGCCCCCGCCCCGCGCCCGTCGTGCTCCTCGACAACCCGCGCAACCTCGGGAACGTGGGCGCGGTCGTCCGGCTGGCCGCCGGTTTCGGCGCGACCGGCGTCGTCACCACCGGGGACCTCGACCCGTGGCACCAGAACGCCGTCCGTGCGGGCGCGGGGCTGCACTACGCCACGGCCGTGGAGCGGGTGGAGACCGACGGCCTGCCCCCGGGGCCGCTGTTCGCACTGGACCCGGAGGGCGAGGACATCCGGTCCGTCGTCCTGCCGGACGACGCCGTCCTCGCCTTCGGATCCGAACGCCACGGCATCTCGGACGAGGTGCGGGCGCGGGCGGACCGGCTGGTCTCGCTGCCGATGCGCCCGCAGGTGTCGAGCTACAACCTCGCCACGAGCGTCGGGATGGCGCTGTTCCACTGGGGCGGGCCGAAGGCGGCGGGCTGA
- a CDS encoding 3-hydroxyacyl-CoA dehydrogenase, with the protein MTAIEPEQTVSVVGAGTMGQGIAQVALVAGHPVRLYDALPGRAEEAARAVAARLDRLVAKGRMPADARDAAVARLRPVAEPAGLAGSALVVEAVVERLDVKQRLFGELEEVVDDDCLLATNTSSLPVTAVAGPLRRPGRLVGLHFFNPAPLLPLVEVVRGHATDTAAADRAYATAAAWGKTPVRCADTPGFIVNRLARPFYAEAFRLLEEWAADPATIDAVLRESGGFAMGPFELTDLIGQDVNEAVTRSVYEAFFHHPKFTPSLAQRRLVEAGLLGRKSGRGWYDHAEGAARPEPHTAAPEKAPGALVLHGALPPAADVLPELVEAAGIALTRAEADGDGYFALPGGARLALTDGRSATGDAGEPAVRFDLALDYRSCSRVALAASAGAAADDLRAAVGLFQALGKKVSVVADAPGLIVARTVALLVDLAEDAAGRDVAAPEDIDTAMRLGVNYPRGPLEWGRELGSAWVRRFLANMEYEYPGGRYAPSQPLRRRAAAAVKESLLPS; encoded by the coding sequence ATGACCGCAATCGAGCCGGAGCAGACCGTGTCCGTCGTGGGCGCGGGCACCATGGGCCAGGGCATCGCCCAGGTCGCCCTGGTCGCGGGCCATCCCGTGCGGCTGTACGACGCCCTCCCGGGCCGCGCGGAGGAGGCCGCGCGGGCCGTCGCCGCCCGGCTGGACCGCCTCGTGGCCAAGGGCCGGATGCCGGCGGACGCCCGGGACGCGGCCGTCGCCCGCCTGCGCCCCGTCGCCGAGCCCGCCGGGCTCGCGGGCTCCGCGCTCGTCGTCGAGGCCGTCGTCGAGCGGCTGGACGTCAAACAGCGGCTGTTCGGCGAGCTGGAGGAGGTCGTCGACGACGACTGCCTGCTCGCCACCAACACCTCCTCCCTGCCCGTGACGGCCGTCGCCGGGCCGCTCCGCCGCCCCGGACGCCTGGTGGGCCTGCACTTCTTCAACCCGGCGCCGCTGCTGCCGCTGGTCGAGGTCGTCCGGGGGCACGCCACCGACACCGCCGCCGCCGACCGCGCGTACGCCACCGCCGCGGCCTGGGGCAAGACGCCCGTACGCTGCGCCGACACCCCCGGCTTCATCGTCAACCGGCTCGCCCGGCCGTTCTACGCCGAGGCGTTCCGGCTCCTGGAGGAGTGGGCCGCGGACCCCGCGACCATCGACGCGGTGCTGCGCGAGAGCGGCGGCTTCGCCATGGGCCCGTTCGAACTGACCGACCTCATCGGGCAGGACGTGAACGAGGCGGTCACCCGTTCGGTGTACGAAGCCTTCTTCCACCACCCGAAGTTCACCCCCTCCCTCGCCCAGCGGCGCCTGGTGGAGGCGGGGCTGCTGGGCCGGAAGAGCGGGCGGGGCTGGTACGACCACGCCGAGGGCGCCGCACGGCCGGAACCGCACACCGCGGCCCCCGAGAAGGCGCCCGGGGCGCTCGTCCTGCACGGCGCCCTGCCGCCCGCCGCCGACGTCCTGCCGGAGCTGGTCGAAGCCGCGGGCATAGCCCTGACGCGGGCGGAAGCCGACGGCGACGGGTACTTCGCGCTGCCCGGCGGCGCCCGGCTGGCCCTCACCGACGGCCGCTCCGCCACGGGCGACGCCGGGGAGCCGGCCGTCCGCTTCGACCTGGCCCTGGACTACCGCTCCTGCTCCCGCGTGGCCCTCGCGGCCTCCGCCGGCGCCGCCGCGGACGATCTGCGGGCCGCCGTGGGCCTGTTCCAGGCGCTGGGCAAGAAGGTCAGCGTCGTGGCGGACGCGCCCGGCCTGATCGTCGCGCGGACCGTCGCCCTGCTCGTCGACCTCGCCGAGGACGCCGCCGGCCGGGACGTCGCCGCCCCGGAGGACATCGACACCGCCATGCGGCTCGGGGTCAACTACCCGCGCGGGCCGCTCGAGTGGGGCCGGGAGCTCGGTTCCGCCTGGGTCCGCCGCTTCCTGGCGAACATGGAGTACGAGTACCCGGGCGGTCGCTACGCGCCGTCCCAGCCGCTGCGCCGCCGAGCGGCCGCCGCCGTCAAGGAGAGCCTGCTTCCATCATGA
- a CDS encoding HTTM domain-containing protein, producing MNVSSVRTAWSNAYARVTGRSLGPYQTALIRIGFSFTWLFFLAREWVNRHELYGPDAAWSRDLARRLTDDNGAFTVLVWSDSGWWFELVYLMAMVSAFLLMLGWRTRTMSVLYMIGLLSLQNRSVFVGDGGDNVLHLMAIYTVFTRCGQVWSLDARRARRRPAARPDTAPEPGRDRDVTGVVLWTLCGLALALATTDAGTRLAWAAHGPVPGIGWATVLWSLWCGHGLWWAVRRYGGTEPRAVMAAFGHLVHNAALLVILAEVCLIYGAAGWYKVQGSLWQDGTALYYPLHLDYFSPWPGLSHALAASGVVVLLLSYGTVAVQAAFPLTLINRRVKNALVVVMIAEHLGIAVLLGLPFFSLVMIVADAVFLPTTFLVRVGGAVGRTASRAWSLLVRFNRREIPAQWNRKAADRIPEATVGDEAAEVRSKTG from the coding sequence GTGAACGTCTCCTCCGTACGTACCGCCTGGTCGAACGCCTACGCCCGGGTCACGGGCCGCTCGCTCGGCCCGTACCAGACCGCCCTCATCCGGATCGGGTTCTCCTTCACCTGGCTGTTCTTCCTGGCCCGCGAGTGGGTCAACCGCCACGAGCTGTACGGCCCGGACGCGGCCTGGAGCCGGGACCTCGCCCGGCGGCTGACGGACGACAACGGCGCCTTCACGGTGCTCGTGTGGTCCGACAGCGGCTGGTGGTTCGAGCTGGTCTACCTCATGGCGATGGTCTCGGCCTTCCTGCTCATGCTCGGCTGGCGGACCAGGACCATGTCGGTCCTCTACATGATCGGCCTGCTCTCACTGCAGAACCGCAGCGTCTTCGTCGGCGACGGCGGGGACAACGTCCTGCACCTGATGGCCATCTATACGGTGTTCACCCGCTGCGGCCAGGTGTGGTCGCTCGACGCCCGGCGGGCCCGGCGCCGGCCGGCCGCCCGGCCGGACACGGCACCGGAGCCCGGCCGGGACCGGGACGTCACCGGGGTCGTGCTGTGGACGCTCTGCGGCCTCGCGCTGGCCCTGGCGACGACGGACGCCGGCACCCGGCTCGCCTGGGCGGCGCACGGGCCGGTCCCCGGCATCGGCTGGGCCACGGTGCTGTGGTCCCTGTGGTGCGGGCACGGGCTCTGGTGGGCCGTGCGGCGGTACGGCGGCACCGAACCGCGTGCCGTGATGGCCGCGTTCGGGCACCTGGTGCACAACGCCGCCCTGCTGGTGATACTCGCCGAGGTCTGCCTGATCTACGGAGCGGCCGGCTGGTACAAGGTGCAGGGCTCGCTCTGGCAGGACGGCACCGCCCTCTACTACCCCCTGCACCTCGACTACTTCTCCCCCTGGCCGGGCCTGTCGCACGCGCTGGCCGCCAGTGGCGTCGTCGTACTGCTGCTCAGCTACGGGACGGTGGCGGTCCAGGCGGCCTTCCCCCTCACGCTGATCAACCGCCGGGTGAAGAACGCCCTGGTGGTGGTGATGATCGCGGAGCACCTGGGGATCGCGGTCCTGTTGGGGCTGCCTTTCTTCTCCCTGGTGATGATCGTCGCGGACGCCGTGTTCCTGCCGACCACCTTCCTGGTGCGCGTGGGCGGCGCGGTGGGGCGGACGGCGTCCCGGGCCTGGAGCCTGCTCGTCCGCTTCAATCGGCGCGAGATTCCGGCCCAGTGGAACCGGAAGGCAGCCGACCGGATCCCTGAGGCCACGGTGGGAGACGAGGCGGCCGAGGTTCGTTCGAAGACCGGCTGA
- the paaA gene encoding 1,2-phenylacetyl-CoA epoxidase subunit PaaA gives MTTTAPETVDTAALEAVFDAAVAADERIEPRDWMPDAYRATLIRQIAQHAHSEIIGMQPEANWITRAPSLRRKAILMAKVQDEAGHGLYLYSAAETLGVSRDELLDKLHAGRQRYSSIFNYPTLTWADVGAIGWLVDGAAITNQVPLCRCSYGPYARAMIRVCKEESFHQRQGYELLLALSRGTEAQHAMAQDAVNRWWWPSLMMFGPPDGESPHSAQSMTWKIKRHSNDELRRRFVDICVPQAESLGLTLPDPDLRWNEETGHYDFGPIDWDEFNEVLRGNGPCNEQRLARRREAHEEGAWVREAAAAYAAKHAPGSHSGGTPHSTPERGTAASGTPEHPEAMA, from the coding sequence ATGACCACGACCGCACCGGAAACGGTGGACACGGCGGCTCTGGAGGCGGTGTTCGACGCCGCGGTGGCGGCGGACGAGCGCATCGAGCCGCGGGACTGGATGCCCGACGCCTACCGCGCCACCCTCATCCGGCAGATAGCCCAGCACGCCCACTCCGAGATCATCGGCATGCAGCCCGAGGCCAACTGGATCACCCGGGCCCCGTCGCTGCGGCGCAAGGCCATCCTCATGGCCAAGGTGCAGGACGAGGCCGGCCACGGCCTCTACCTCTACAGCGCCGCCGAGACCCTCGGCGTCAGCCGGGACGAGCTGCTGGACAAGCTGCACGCCGGCCGCCAGCGCTACTCCTCGATCTTCAACTACCCCACGCTGACCTGGGCCGACGTCGGCGCCATCGGCTGGCTGGTGGACGGCGCGGCCATCACCAACCAGGTCCCCCTCTGCCGCTGCTCCTACGGCCCGTACGCGCGCGCCATGATCCGCGTCTGCAAGGAGGAGTCGTTCCACCAGCGCCAGGGGTACGAGCTGCTGCTCGCCCTCAGCCGCGGCACCGAGGCACAGCACGCCATGGCCCAGGACGCGGTGAACCGCTGGTGGTGGCCGTCGCTGATGATGTTCGGCCCGCCGGACGGCGAATCCCCGCACTCCGCCCAGTCCATGACCTGGAAGATCAAACGGCACTCCAACGACGAGCTGCGCCGGCGCTTCGTCGACATCTGCGTCCCGCAGGCCGAGTCCCTCGGCCTCACCCTCCCCGACCCCGACCTGCGGTGGAACGAGGAGACCGGGCACTACGACTTCGGCCCGATCGACTGGGACGAGTTCAACGAGGTCCTGCGCGGCAACGGCCCCTGCAACGAGCAGCGGCTCGCCCGCCGGCGGGAGGCCCACGAGGAGGGCGCCTGGGTACGGGAGGCCGCCGCCGCGTACGCCGCCAAGCACGCCCCCGGATCCCACTCCGGCGGCACCCCGCACAGCACCCCCGAGCGCGGGACCGCCGCGTCCGGCACCCCCGAGCACCCGGAGGCGATGGCATGA
- the paaB gene encoding 1,2-phenylacetyl-CoA epoxidase subunit PaaB: MTGTDWPLWEVFVRSRRGLSHTHAGSLHAPDARMALRNARDLYTRRSEGVSIWVVPSDAITASSPDEKDPFFEPAGDKAYRHPTFYEIPEGVRHL, translated from the coding sequence ATGACCGGCACCGACTGGCCGCTGTGGGAGGTGTTCGTCCGCAGCAGGCGCGGCCTCTCGCACACCCACGCCGGCAGCCTGCACGCCCCGGACGCGCGGATGGCCCTGCGCAACGCCCGGGACCTGTACACCCGACGGTCCGAGGGCGTCTCGATCTGGGTCGTGCCCTCCGACGCCATCACCGCCTCCTCACCGGACGAGAAGGACCCCTTCTTCGAGCCGGCCGGCGACAAGGCGTACCGCCATCCGACGTTCTACGAGATCCCCGAGGGGGTGCGGCACCTGTGA
- the paaC gene encoding 1,2-phenylacetyl-CoA epoxidase subunit PaaC — translation MTPTTTRASADPVPVTAALALGDDALVLAHRLGEWAGRAPVLEEEVALANIALDLLGQARTLLSLVGDEDELAYLREERAFRNVQLVERPNGDFAHTIARQLYFSAYQHLLYTRLAEGDGPFAPLAAKAVKEVAYHLDHAEHWTLRLGDGTPESHERMRRAAEALWRYTGELFEPVEGLDGVDPAAFREAWTERVGETLRQATLELPTGPSSVTWAAGAGRQGIHTEPFGRMLAEMQHLHRSHPGASW, via the coding sequence GTGACCCCCACGACCACCCGTGCCTCCGCCGACCCCGTGCCCGTCACGGCCGCCCTCGCGCTCGGCGACGACGCCCTGGTCCTCGCGCACCGACTGGGGGAGTGGGCGGGCCGCGCCCCCGTCCTGGAGGAGGAGGTCGCGCTCGCCAACATCGCCCTCGACCTGCTCGGCCAGGCCCGCACCCTGCTCTCGCTCGTCGGCGACGAGGACGAACTGGCCTACCTGCGCGAGGAGCGCGCCTTCCGCAACGTCCAGCTCGTCGAGCGGCCCAACGGGGACTTCGCCCACACCATCGCCCGGCAGCTCTACTTCTCCGCCTACCAGCACCTGCTCTACACCCGGCTCGCCGAGGGCGACGGACCGTTCGCCCCGCTGGCGGCGAAGGCCGTCAAGGAGGTCGCCTACCACCTCGACCACGCCGAGCACTGGACCCTGCGGCTCGGTGACGGCACACCGGAGAGCCACGAGCGGATGCGCCGCGCGGCAGAGGCCCTGTGGCGGTACACGGGCGAGCTGTTCGAGCCCGTGGAGGGCCTGGACGGCGTCGATCCGGCCGCTTTCCGCGAGGCGTGGACGGAACGCGTCGGGGAGACCCTGCGGCAGGCCACCCTGGAGCTCCCCACCGGCCCCTCGTCGGTCACCTGGGCCGCCGGTGCCGGGCGCCAGGGCATCCACACCGAGCCCTTCGGCCGCATGCTCGCCGAGATGCAGCACCTGCACCGCAGCCACCCGGGGGCGTCATGGTGA
- a CDS encoding rhodanese-like domain-containing protein: MMFGSGVPTVEVGALAADDFLLDVREADEWEAGHAEAALHIPMSEFTARFGELTEKAPDAGRIHVICRSGGRSAQVTAYLVQQGMDAVNVGGGMQAWEAAGRPVVASGGGPGAVI; encoded by the coding sequence ATGATGTTTGGTTCCGGAGTTCCCACGGTCGAGGTCGGCGCGCTCGCGGCGGACGACTTTCTGCTGGACGTGCGCGAGGCCGACGAGTGGGAGGCCGGGCACGCCGAGGCCGCCCTGCACATCCCCATGAGCGAGTTCACCGCGCGCTTCGGCGAGCTCACGGAGAAGGCGCCCGACGCCGGCCGGATCCATGTGATCTGCCGCTCGGGCGGCCGCTCGGCCCAGGTCACCGCCTATCTGGTGCAGCAGGGCATGGACGCGGTGAACGTCGGCGGCGGCATGCAGGCGTGGGAGGCCGCGGGCCGTCCGGTCGTCGCGTCGGGCGGGGGCCCGGGCGCGGTGATCTGA
- a CDS encoding 2Fe-2S iron-sulfur cluster-binding protein codes for MAAARHGTFHRLRVASVDPLTDDAVAVTFAVPKELRDAFRHAPGQHLTVRHTAEGTEIRRTYSVCGQAPGPEGPSALRVGVRLVDGGAFSTYAFKELRAGDELEVMTPAGRFVLEPRPGHFAAVVGGSGITPVLSMATTLLAREPAARFTLLRSDRTTASTMFLEEVADLKDRYPGRLQVVQTLSREEQQAGPASGRLDERRLTGLLPALLPVDSVDGWFLCGPHGLVLSAERALHGLGVPRERVHQEIFHVEDGPAAPAADRPAAAPTRGTVTATLDGRGGRWPVREGESLLEAVLRNRPDAPYACKGGVCGTCRAFLVSGEVRMDRNFALEDDELTAGYVLACQSRPATEEVELDFDR; via the coding sequence ATGGCAGCGGCCCGCCACGGCACCTTCCACCGCCTGCGGGTGGCGTCCGTCGACCCCCTCACCGACGACGCGGTCGCCGTGACCTTCGCCGTCCCCAAGGAGCTCCGGGACGCCTTCCGCCACGCCCCCGGGCAGCACCTGACCGTACGCCACACCGCCGAGGGCACCGAGATACGCCGTACCTACTCCGTCTGCGGGCAGGCCCCCGGCCCCGAGGGGCCCAGCGCCCTTCGGGTGGGCGTCCGGCTGGTCGACGGCGGCGCGTTCTCCACCTACGCGTTCAAGGAGCTGCGCGCGGGGGACGAGCTGGAGGTGATGACGCCGGCGGGGCGGTTCGTGCTGGAGCCCCGCCCCGGGCACTTCGCCGCGGTCGTCGGGGGCAGCGGGATCACTCCCGTCCTGTCCATGGCGACGACCCTGCTCGCCCGCGAGCCCGCGGCCCGCTTCACACTCCTGCGCAGCGACCGCACCACGGCCTCCACGATGTTCCTGGAGGAGGTCGCCGACCTGAAGGACCGCTACCCCGGCCGGCTCCAGGTCGTCCAGACCCTCTCCCGGGAGGAGCAGCAGGCCGGCCCGGCCTCCGGGCGGCTCGACGAGCGCCGGCTGACCGGTCTGCTGCCCGCGCTGCTTCCCGTCGACTCGGTCGACGGCTGGTTCCTGTGCGGACCGCACGGGCTGGTCCTGTCCGCCGAGCGTGCCCTGCACGGCCTGGGAGTGCCCCGGGAGCGCGTCCACCAGGAGATCTTCCACGTCGAGGACGGCCCGGCCGCCCCGGCGGCGGACCGGCCCGCCGCCGCGCCCACCCGTGGCACGGTCACGGCCACCCTGGACGGCCGCGGCGGCCGCTGGCCCGTCCGCGAGGGCGAATCCCTGCTGGAGGCCGTTCTGCGCAACCGCCCCGACGCGCCCTACGCCTGCAAGGGCGGCGTCTGCGGCACCTGCCGGGCGTTCCTGGTCTCCGGCGAGGTGCGCATGGACCGCAACTTCGCCCTGGAGGACGACGAACTGACGGCGGGCTACGTCCTGGCCTGCCAGTCGCGACCGGCGACGGAGGAGGTGGAGCTGGACTTCGACCGCTGA
- the paaN gene encoding phenylacetic acid degradation protein PaaN yields MTAGLTIDQLAEKHSATLDTALDVIRTRAYWSPHPEHPKAYGPDQDGGLDAAAGQAAFDALRDRRFELDQPGTDGWTGSEVSPYGPRLGIEYPHADLSVLLPAMRSAMRPWRDAGPRHRALVCLEILKRISARTHEMAHAVMHTSGQAFMMAFQAGGPHAQDRGLEAVAYAYAAQAEAERTAEWVKPQGKRDPLKLAKEFTAVPRGIALVIGCNTFPTWNGYPGLFASLATGNPVLVKPHPRAVLPLALTVRVAREVLREAGFSPDLVALAAERDGEGIAKSLAVHPDVRIIDYTGSTAFGDWLETNARQAQVFTEKAGVNTVILDSTDDYKGMLSNLAFSLSLYSGQMCTTPQNLLIPRGGIGTDAGHKTYDEVVADLAEAVGKLLGDDARANALLGAIVNDQVKERIEAAGRLGEVALASRAVANPDFPDATVRTPVIVKLDGAKPDAEAAYFSECFGPVSFAVAVDSTAEAVELLRRTVREKGAMTVGAYTTSAEAERLIEEACLEECAQLSLNLTGGVYVNQTAAFSDYHGSGGNPAANAALCDAAFVASRFRTVEVRRQA; encoded by the coding sequence GTGACCGCCGGACTCACCATCGACCAGTTGGCCGAGAAGCACTCCGCCACGCTCGACACGGCCCTCGACGTCATCCGCACCCGCGCCTACTGGTCCCCGCACCCCGAGCACCCCAAGGCGTACGGCCCCGACCAGGACGGCGGCCTGGACGCCGCCGCGGGTCAGGCGGCCTTCGACGCCCTCCGGGACCGGCGCTTCGAGCTCGACCAGCCCGGCACGGACGGCTGGACGGGCTCCGAGGTCTCCCCCTACGGCCCGCGGCTCGGCATCGAGTACCCCCACGCCGACCTCTCCGTACTGCTCCCGGCCATGCGGTCCGCGATGCGCCCCTGGCGCGACGCGGGCCCCCGCCACCGGGCGCTGGTGTGCCTGGAGATCCTCAAGCGGATCAGCGCCCGGACGCACGAGATGGCGCACGCGGTCATGCACACCAGCGGCCAGGCGTTCATGATGGCGTTCCAGGCCGGCGGCCCGCACGCCCAGGACCGCGGCCTGGAGGCCGTCGCCTACGCGTACGCCGCGCAGGCCGAGGCGGAGCGGACGGCCGAGTGGGTCAAGCCGCAGGGCAAACGCGACCCGCTGAAACTGGCCAAGGAGTTCACCGCGGTGCCGCGCGGCATCGCCCTCGTCATCGGCTGCAACACCTTCCCCACCTGGAACGGTTACCCCGGCCTCTTCGCCTCGCTCGCCACCGGCAACCCCGTCCTGGTCAAGCCCCACCCCCGCGCGGTGCTGCCGCTCGCGCTGACCGTGCGCGTGGCGCGCGAGGTGCTGCGCGAGGCCGGCTTCTCCCCCGACCTCGTCGCGCTGGCCGCCGAGCGGGACGGCGAGGGCATCGCCAAGTCGCTGGCCGTCCACCCGGACGTCCGGATCATCGACTACACCGGCTCCACGGCGTTCGGCGACTGGCTGGAGACCAACGCCAGGCAGGCCCAGGTCTTCACGGAGAAGGCCGGCGTCAACACCGTGATCCTCGACTCCACCGACGACTACAAGGGGATGCTGTCCAACCTGGCCTTCTCGCTCTCCCTCTACAGCGGCCAGATGTGCACCACCCCGCAGAACCTGCTGATCCCGCGCGGCGGCATCGGCACGGACGCCGGCCACAAGACGTACGACGAGGTGGTGGCCGACCTGGCGGAGGCCGTCGGCAAGCTCCTGGGCGACGACGCCCGGGCCAACGCCCTCCTCGGTGCCATCGTCAACGACCAGGTCAAGGAGCGGATCGAGGCGGCCGGCCGGCTCGGCGAGGTGGCGCTCGCCTCCCGCGCGGTGGCCAACCCCGACTTCCCCGACGCCACCGTCCGCACCCCGGTGATCGTCAAGCTCGACGGCGCCAAGCCGGACGCCGAGGCCGCCTACTTCTCCGAGTGCTTCGGCCCGGTGTCGTTCGCGGTGGCCGTGGACTCCACGGCGGAGGCGGTGGAACTGCTGCGCCGCACGGTGCGGGAGAAGGGCGCGATGACCGTCGGCGCCTACACCACCTCCGCGGAGGCGGAGCGGTTGATCGAGGAGGCGTGCCTGGAGGAGTGCGCACAGCTCTCGCTGAACCTCACCGGCGGCGTCTACGTCAACCAGACCGCCGCGTTCTCCGACTACCACGGCTCGGGCGGCAACCCGGCGGCCAACGCGGCGCTGTGCGACGCGGCGTTCGTGGCGAGCCGGTTCCGCACGGTGGAGGTGCGCCGCCAGGCGTAA